A region of the Nothobranchius furzeri strain GRZ-AD chromosome 13, NfurGRZ-RIMD1, whole genome shotgun sequence genome:
aatgcataccagtcagctagttgaaggtttttgtgtctcactagttaactagtgatggccaaaatgtgcacactagttaacttgtggtagacataaatgtgcactagttaactagtgaacacattttggcttcactagttaactagttgtcacataaatggctcactagttaactagtaaaggccaaagtgcataccagtcagctagttgaaggttttttgtgtctcactagttaactattgatggccaaaatgtgcacactagttaactagtgaaggcttaactcctaactagttaactagttggagtaggtcagtgccactagttaactagtgaaccattaatggctcactagctagctagttgatggcagcaggctcactagttacctagttgatgcatccattgtccaaactagttaactagtgaggacataaatgtatactagtaaactagttcaagcctacattcacactagctagctagttgcacagaattctaattaggaggcagagaatttctcaaattgaggctttctattggctccctgtgtcaaaataaaatatgacaaccaatcacagtgcggaatttcgtaaaatcccaccccaaacatttgcatgcggcacacaagttaacatgctggccagaggaacctcagctagtgaactagtagtggcttcagtgtgacacttacatgtaaacttgtgaaggcagaactgctcactagttaactagagagggtacaaatgcccactaggtaactagtgaggtgcaaaataagtgtcactagttcactagtgggccccaaatcgcccacaagttaactagtaaggtgcggatatgctcactagttaactagtgaggtgcagatttgctcactagttaactagtgtgccctaaagcacccactagttaactagtaaggtgcaaaaaagcatcactagttaacttgtaaagtgcagatatgctcactagttaactagtgggccccaaaacgccaactagttaactagtagggtgcggatttgctcactagttaactagtgaggcacagatatgctcactagttaactagtgatatgcagatttgctcactagttaactagtgaggtgcagatttgctcactagttaactagtgtgccctaaagcacccactagttaactagtaaggtgcaaaaaagcatcactagttaacttgtaaagtgcagatatgctcactagttaactagtgggccccaaaacgccaactagttaactagtagggtgcggatttgctcactagttaactagtgaggcacagatatgctcactagttaactagtgaagtgcggatttgcttactagctaactagtgaggcgcggatttgctcactagttaactagtgaagtgcagatttgctcactagttaactagtgaggtgcggatttgctcactagttaactagtgaggtgcggatttgctcactagttaactagtgaggtgcagatatgctcactagttaactagtgaggtgcagatatgctcactagttaactagtgcgcacaagacgcacactagttgctgtttttggagcaatctagtttacttgttatgtaaaaatgtgttcttactagttaactagtgacaaatttaccttcactagttaactagttgacatatttggcctttctagttcacttgtaatgggacaggaagcactcactagttaactagtgagcatatctgcattataattttttctcactagcttatagagggcaaactgagccttacatgttaagtagtgaacacaaaacactgtcactagttaactagctgcagaaaaatgcccctaaaactagtaaatttgtggaatttgaataaatacacacttggctggcattctgtgtaacatgttaactagttcgaccgctgtactgctcactagttagctagtgagcaacatACCTGTCAAGTTTTGGATTTGAAAATAAGGGAAAATTTACAACACCGGCAGCGAGCCAACCCGCCGCCACAGCCGAGCGCTAGTATATCTTACATTGTAAGATAGGTGTACAAAAAATCTATAATAACCACTTTTCAACCACTTACTACAATTCAGTGATCAGAATCTGAGGCCTACCTTTGTTGACATTGAAATGCTGTGAACATTCTGTTATAATACAGcctaaatgaaaacacaaaaggggaaatgaagcatatttattgattttacatttttcattttatatACAAGTCAACACATTACTTCCTGTTCATTTCACATTGCTTGTCTTTAAgttaaacatttacattttattttcattacACATTTTCTTTAGATGTATCATGTTCACTCATGTGGCTCTCTGACATTCACTAATGACTTATTATACAAATGTGTTGCAGATTTAGCATTCTTTAACACTTTTTTGGAAGGAGTGTATTTGTAGGCTGGGCCAGAGTGGTTGATTTTACATGACAGTAAAGCACAAACAGTGCTGTTGTCTAATGACATCCTATTCTCTGTAACAATCTTTCTCACCATACTAAACACCCTTTCAGAACTGGCATTGCTGTGGGGAATGCAGAGTAAAGCCTTCATTAATCTTGGCAGCTCACTGAACCTCACATCCTTCCCTAGCAGGCCCCAGAATCTGTCAATGTTGTCTTCTTGGGGGAGTTGCTTGCTATCTGTCACCTGGTAGTCAATGAGTTCCTCTCTCAGCCTATCTTCACTCAAGCTCAACTGAGGAAACATGGCCCCTAGCCTTTCCACTGGAAGATAAAGAAAGTGTTGCAAATCTAAACCATGCAATATTTAATCAATTCAATCATTCTATCAATGGAGAACTGCCCTAACATCTACCTGCCCCTGGAGGAATGTCGAGGCGAGCAGCAGGGTCCAGCACTTTCAAGTCCCTCAGGAGTGGATGGTCAAGGGGAAAGGAGGAGAACATCTTCTGAAGCGCTGCTTCATAGAACCTTCTCACAGATCTACAACAGCGTAAGAGTAAAAAACTGCATAGTGGCAGCATTTTAGGCACAGTACAGCATATTCTCTCATACTGATGATGACCATTATAAAACAGCTGGGTAATATACTCACTGAAAGATTTTCTTCTCAGTGGACATGGGAAGCTCTACGCTTTTCATGAAGGCCTTTGTGTCTGCTCCAATAAAGAGCTCCTCATCAGCCAACTGAAGTCCTTGTCCATACTCCACCTCCCTGAGAGGTATACCTACGATGGCCCTGGCTGGTATGAGGTAGCCCAGGATCCTCCTAATCAGCCTGCACATTTCCTCTTCCAGTCTGTGAATTTGTACTCCCTCTGACTGTAGAAAATATCATGGGTCACAACAAAATATCAGTGAATGCTACAATTAGCAAAATCACATttaatatttacacatacattcaATAACACTGACACCCACCTGGAAGGCAATATTAAAATCAGATAAAGGTTTAAGGGCAGCAGTCAGGAACATGAAGTAGATCTTCATGACTGGATCACGCAGATGGCTGGCTAAATCATGTATTTTGGCGCTCCTCTCCACCTCCTCATGACTGTTGAAGTAGGCCTAGAGTACATGGGGAAACAAGGTGGCAATAgttaaataaaaggaaaacacaGAATAGTAAGCTGTATGTATCTGCTGGAGTTACCATCCTTACCTGCAGTGCGTCCCACTGGTTCAACACTCTCTGGACACAGGTTAACAGACTCAGCCATCGGGTGCTGCAGTACCTGAGGAGCTTCAGGTGGTCTGAATCGGTAAAATCTACAAATTCTTTATAGATTTCACATCTTTTTGCACTGTAATATAGACAATTATTTAGTTAGTGGATGGAAATGTATGTGTATGTCTGAAGAGTATCAACTGCAGGCCtatttatttataataatttacCTTTTATCAAAGTGGGTGTATATCCCAACCAGGAAGTCTTCCACTGGTACCTGTGCTGCTTTGATGGCACAGCCAGTGGCCAGTTGTGCTAGGTGGCAGATGAGGCCAAGGTCCTggacatggggctggctggtcttcAGTCTGCTGATAACAGAGTTGTGTCTGCCTTTCATGACACTGGCGTTATCAGAGTTAAAGGCTATCAGGTTCTCCCATGGAATTCCTCTTTTTCTAttggaaatatgaaaaaaaagCCATAAAATGCCTTACACTAAATGTAAGATTATAATTAAATGCAAATTACTACACACGTCAACAACACATTGCAGTTCCCCTACCTTAATGCTTCACTCAGCTTTTCATACAGATTTTCTGCATTTCCTACATTGCATATGGGCATCTCCATGAATTTTGTAGCGACCTGCAGAGTGGCCTCATCATAGAGTCTGGTCAGGATGACGAATTCTTTGTCCGTTTTTCTGTTGTTCGACTCGTCACACATCAATGAAAAGGGCTGCGATCGGCATGTTCTGGCCAACTCCTCATCTAGCTCTGCTGCTATGGCACCTGTTGAGTGAATGCCCAGTAACGTTAGCTAACAATTTACCACCAATATGCCTGCTGGACATGATTATGACTATGTATACGCTTTCATAATATTTATACTTAATTTAAATCAACTTACCTTTGATAAGTTGCGTAGATTTGGTTTTCCCCGCAGAATATTTTCGTGCAATAGCAGAGTCCGGGAACATCTCAGCTACACACTTGTTGAAGTCGTCACAGAAGGTGAAAGAAACATTGTTTTTGGCACACAGCATTGCCATTTTAACCTCCGCATTTATGACCTGGTCAGCCTCTGTGGTATTCCTTGTTACAAATGCCGACATCGTCTGGGCATGTTTCTGTGCTTCTAGCCAGCGCTTGTGCTTGGTTGATTTCTCATGCTGACTGACATCATTCCTTCCCCCGTGGGAGACACTAAAGTCGCAACTGCAAATCTTACAAAAAGCGTGACTTTGTCCCATCCTGCTCTTCTTTAGAAAAGTAAATTCGCTGTCCCATTTTTCTAGATATTTACACGATTTCTTTGATTTTTTGGCAGGAATGCCTTCTTCACTTCCATCCATCATCGCTCTCGTTTGTTGTTCCTGTTATGTTCCCGCTGTCTGCACAAATCTCGCGACAACCAGTTCTCGCGAGGCTACAGATAATTTTAAAGAGGCAGAGGAATTTTAAAAATACGGGAGATTTACGGGAAAATAATAATTCGGGAGGACGGCAGGAAAGCAAAGTAAAATACGGTAGTTTCCCGGCCAAAACGGGAGACTTGACAGCTAtggaaatccggcctttacatgcaaatgaagaaatgcagaacagcaatgtgattggtccatgtaggactgagaaacagagaaaatatggcggactctgttcaggctgttctaagagaaaatttgataaactaagatcgtttgagcacataaatatgttttgacgatatttatagcgagaaagttgtggtgtattgctgtaatctttgttcagttaacgtgtgcagtctttagttttcagttattagtctgaaaaagcctggaggcggaaggcagcggcagacagcatgtctgtttccgttgacaggaaagtgcagaaactccgcagaaatctccgtcagatatattgtttcacatttgtacggaagcgacaagtttataataaaaaatgctctattttacatacgttgctgtaaagcctgccagcactcatagtatTTTAAAGCTATGAATTTGCGGAGATatgtagcacctagtgctggtggtctagtgactaacgctttctcctgcaatggtgaaggtcgcgggttcgatactggatcatacactttagttttgtacattatttcactttttttcttttgcataatttttgtatttatgtcaacaagaaacaaaatacgtaacggattagtgggcagagttacacacacacacacacacacacacacacacacacacacacacacacacacacaaaacatgtaaacaagtattttatgagtatgaatctgattattgccgacagtcgatatttaagcatgtgtgtcccccttcctcaatccatcctcgcaaaataaaatcatcggcacagcacagcaggctttctcttgatccagaactagcacttcgaaattgatcatgtccgcggccatctgctgcacaatcagctgctcgcatcgcgggaaacattgaaaacagcttcatgaactgagacacaacagggttaacatcgacaaaaaaatccacaaataaatctaaataattaatgccatttccgtctttttcgttgaaatatacaaatagcagatcataaatctagagcagaaaaagctgctgcaggaagcagggtctgtagttattcatgcaccaattcatcaatgtgattattgatcaagatcaggtaaactgatattaatgttgcaacatttcatttgatcatctgaatcataggcgtcattttaaccggggacgccggggacatgtccccggcaaaattcgtgattggcagctgtgtgtcccccccccccccccccccccccaccacacacttaaaaaaaagcctgctgatgaggatttttgttttaccagctcagatcttataccaggggtcggtaacctgttcccatcaaagagccattattacccatttcccacagtaaagaaaacaccgcagcagccgcggcgttgcgggcggggcctaccctcagacagcagagagctgctcacaacaggtgacagcagccgggggcatcgcacccgtgggggattcaacacccacacttttccagctgttttgctcacctgcaccagtctggtttctttacattgcactcactctgtttgcctcatctccttcttcacctccgcttctgacagccgatgtcgggtttccaggagagcaggagatggagggacggaagagctcgactgaattcataattttacatcttgacattagctgtacaaagtctgagtttgataaagtgaagaacaacaatttgcagaggtttataactggcggcgccaggttttcatttttgggtgggccacggtaattctggacgggccTTAatgagcagtgacttagtgaagcaggcaggtcgcgctagaaaatttagtttaaaaagacatcataaatgttttcccccgtcatttttatttctaaaatatgaagtaaaaactcacaatttaattttcattcatttgtcattaatatgtagtcgacacccgtgcgttaagtggaccatcttccagtaaaagcaaagcatccagcccacctctccaaatgcgtaaaatgtgcatcagctgcTAGTTAGGCGCACCGCGCACACTGTCAGCTACATCagctgtcagcccagacaagagcagagcaactagagaaagaatagaggataattctgtctggatgtggatggagattacattttacagcagcctgatcatcatttaaatacgtaaaccatgacctgtcttctagtccacgctatcagcattattttaattggtgcgtgtgtgtgtgtgtgtgtgtgtgtgtgtgtgtgtgtgtgtgtgtgtgtgtgttttccacttcaaacactggtctaaccaaccagaccagcgtgtccagtaacacattaatgttacaattaaacttgattaaccccagagccatgcgcactgcgctgtactgactgtaaatgagggggaaactatttaatcggatcctttacttttcaacatggtttaatgtaaagtttcattcagtacaaactttagttacaccaatctaacgagacagagcctggatttgtattctgaacagtttaaacatgtttgaaacggagacatgcgtgacacgtctaaaattcgcacctgctccgctattatggaaattacactaacaagatgaataacatgaaattattttaggcacagacaacacccccacacttttgaaaagcttgcaacgcgcttgatcgctcgtgtacgtcttaattatctttcattagacgataatcaataaaacgatttatataaagtggatccagaagttgtagcccgtctctgccttcaatttttggtatttttcaccctgttgatggttttactgagcaggtgccacttttgtcctacgtttctttttaaaacatgtttagactgttcagaatacaaatccaggctctgtcacgtttgattgttgtaattaaactttgtaggtggggaaggtcagaaagcagctcagaagcgccgatattattacgcacaagcgtgacgcgtcaacccggtctcacagtagaccgggttggaactgttcaggtttacgcagacaatctttacatttagaattagcttacagatgtaaaattaatgcaataaaatataaagctttttatttaaatatccattcattatttcacaagcacagagagccgcatcagatggatggaagagccgcatgcggttccagagccgccgacccctgtgctagcctactttattgtccccagcaatttttaaaccccactcaagtgtatggttattgtccccagcaattctgaaaacaaactgacgcccttgatctgaatgataccacacaactgaatgacctgttgagtctctgcatattcaggtatttactacggaaaacaaacaacagcaggcagcagcaggactccccatgttatttctcgggtcgctggcccgcggttgtcggggccgctgcggtcagctcttaggtagagccgggaagccctcgttcggctgcgtgggctgcttcaccgtggaccagctcccagcagccgctggtcgggcgaaacgctctggctgcagctccgatcagaccctaccaacacctcgccacagacagcaccgcattaaaagcccacaattacgacccgctccccaaagttacagttctcaagcactgatgaacacatacataacccacaacagctatgaaatgtgtgttatttacggcaaaaaggagatatttttcaagccgacgtgccaatgttaaccgcagttggcttggaaatgtgctgattttattatttttgtcaattaaaatcccccttgtttgctcttacgttttacgaaaacgcaatattaattaaagcacgctttagtgatcagcatgtaaagcaaagaagaaatgtaaacatttcaacccatttcgaaccaaccagtaatatgatttcttaacacggtgcagcggcagcatttaaaaccaaaatatagtttttactctccaaaaaaaggagaagacagtcacatgcagcaacccattttagtccattaatctccacaataaatatccagacagagaatttctacggcctcgctgtaaactccaatgtcacccaggaccagtcttaaagagacaacgcgcttaaagggaaagtgtgtagatttctggcaatagggggtagtaaataccaaagtcactgcaaacaagctgtattttttgttcaagtgaggaccttactaactaatgctcataaagccaacaaaaccctatGGActctaactctcaaattaggatatgagattaatgactcaggttcacgctccaatacattaattgtttgagaaatgcatctttttatgttgagtgccatccgccaaataacacacgagaaaaggaagaagagtgttgttgcacagttttcaaaggagtcaaaaaccaccagcaaaaccataaatacagctaaataaacatagaatccaacatggcgtcctccagagagtcggaccctcgcctgtgtattttattactatgaagggtacatgaactgattaggaacacaatgtcatagggtcaaaggtcaaggttgtgtgaggtcatatatatatcaaaaattgcctgaacgggttgaatgattttgaccaaatcagaggtgatagctccctatcaaaggtagataaactgatcaggtcacaacctcatagggtcaaaggtaaaggtcgtgtgaggccgtatatatgaaaaattggtttttgtgtgcaatatcttctgaacaggttgaaatactttgaccaaatcgcaggtgagaactccctatctaaggtaaataaattcatgaggtacaaaacctcatagggtcaaaggtcaaggttgtgtgaggccgtatatatgaaaatttggcttttgtgtgcaatatctcctgaacgggttgaaggattttgacaaaatcagaggtcataactccctatcaaaggtaaataaactcatcacatacacaagttcatagggtcagaggtcagtgtcatgagaggtaatatatatgaccagtcaggcatatcccgcgacgctctgcatcgatttgcagggctttcttgtttctacagagtttatgtagggtgctgctggtttggggtgttatgtcagcaggcagagtttaggagtctgacagctgtggggaagaaactgtttcgggacctggtagtcttagtccataggctcctgtagcgcttcccagagggcaggagggtgaagagtccattcgatgggtgactggagtctgatggttttccctgcccttttcagacaccaagaaaaaaggagagtaactttattttgtttgtgtgattttattttgttgtgtgactactggttgcagttccctgttcaattgattgctgttccctgttaaatttaaaaaagaaaaaagtctaaagttttgttttgactggagagaattaaaaaaggttacactgtcttctggtactagctcaaaataacaagtggtgctcgctgcagaaccacaaaggcggagctgcaccagaaggtggagctgcaccagagtcagccccgcccattccagaatcagccccgcccattccattagagtcagtctaattccttccagttgtcagacttgatagcattctggaaccaaagagggtgttgtagctaaaaaaatgcgagattgaggacggagttgagaagttaattgaacagtttttgtaaaggttccatataattaaaaatctaacttttggaacttttaatcatgttatattgtcatttcctcataagaaacacgccaaagccatttttagcctcattcatgcattttcctcccatctcagcttcaatttggtctcctcccccgaagcg
Encoded here:
- the LOC139062367 gene encoding uncharacterized protein isoform X2 encodes the protein MMDGSEEGIPAKKSKKSCKYLEKWDSEFTFLKKSRMGQSHAFCKICSCDFSVSHGGRNDVSQHEKSTKHKRWLEAQKHAQTMSAFVTRNTTEADQVINAEVKMAMLCAKNNVSFTFCDDFNKCVAEMFPDSAIARKYSAGKTKSTQLIKGAIAAELDEELARTCRSQPFSLMCDESNNRKTDKEFVILTRLYDEATLQVATKFMEMPICNVGNAENLYEKLSEALRKRGIPWENLIAFNSDNASVMKGRHNSVISRLKTSQPHVQDLGLICHLAQLATGCAIKAAQVPVEDFLVGIYTHFDKSAKRCEIYKEFVDFTDSDHLKLLRYCSTRWLSLLTCVQRVLNQWDALQAYFNSHEEVERSAKIHDLASHLRDPVMKIYFMFLTAALKPLSDFNIAFQSEGVQIHRLEEEMCRLIRRILGYLIPARAIVGIPLREVEYGQGLQLADEELFIGADTKAFMKSVELPMSTEKKIFQSVRRFYEAALQKMFSSFPLDHPLLRDLKVLDPAARLDIPPGAVERLGAMFPQLSLSEDRLREELIDYQVTDSKQLPQEDNIDRFWGLLGKDVRFSELPRLMKALLCIPHSNASSERVFSMVRKIVTENRMSLDNSTVCALLSCKINHSGPAYKYTPSKKVLKNAKSATHLYNKSLVNVREPHE
- the LOC139062367 gene encoding uncharacterized protein isoform X1 — its product is MMDGSEEGIPAKKSKKSCKYLEKWDSEFTFLKKSRMGQSHAFCKICSCDFSVSHGGRNDVSQHEKSTKHKRWLEAQKHAQTMSAFVTRNTTEADQVINAEVKMAMLCAKNNVSFTFCDDFNKCVAEMFPDSAIARKYSAGKTKSTQLIKGAIAAELDEELARTCRSQPFSLMCDESNNRKTDKEFVILTRLYDEATLQVATKFMEMPICNVGNAENLYEKLSEALRKRGIPWENLIAFNSDNASVMKGRHNSVISRLKTSQPHVQDLGLICHLAQLATGCAIKAAQVPVEDFLVGIYTHFDKSAKRCEIYKEFVDFTDSDHLKLLRYCSTRWLSLLTCVQRVLNQWDALQAYFNSHEEVERSAKIHDLASHLRDPVMKIYFMFLTAALKPLSDFNIAFQSEGVQIHRLEEEMCRLIRRILGYLIPARAIVGIPLREVEYGQGLQLADEELFIGADTKAFMKSVELPMSTEKKIFHFLLLRCCRSVRRFYEAALQKMFSSFPLDHPLLRDLKVLDPAARLDIPPGAVERLGAMFPQLSLSEDRLREELIDYQVTDSKQLPQEDNIDRFWGLLGKDVRFSELPRLMKALLCIPHSNASSERVFSMVRKIVTENRMSLDNSTVCALLSCKINHSGPAYKYTPSKKVLKNAKSATHLYNKSLVNVREPHE